The nucleotide sequence GGCCGCGCGTCGCCACGGAGCCGTAGGGTGGTCACCGCGTCGGCGACGGCGCCGCGTACGTCTTCGAGGGTCATTGTCGCCGCGTTGGGCAGCCGCTCGCGGCTCGGCGAGGTGATCGGCGAGATCACGACGACGGGTACCCGGGGATGGGCGTCGCGGACCGCCTGGATGAATCCTGATACCTGGCCGGCAAGGGTACGGGGGCTGAAGCTCCCGCGATCGTAGACGTTGATCCCGAGACACAGCGAGATCAGGTCCGCCCGGGTGCCTGCGATGGCCCGGGCGGCGATCGGATCGAGGTGGCACTGCCCGCCGAAGCCGAGGCAGGTCAGATCCCACCCGAGGCGCCGGGCCACCAGGGCGGGCCAGGTCTCGCTCGGTCCCGGGGCCGTGCGGCACTGCGTGACGGAACTCCCGTACGTGACCCAGCGGAGGTCCCCGTCGTCGCCGGTGGGGTCGGCGGTGGTGGCACCGTGCAGGATCAGCGGGCCGATCCGGGTCTCGCCGAACTGGGGCAGCCAGACCTCGACAGCCTTGGTGCCGGGTGGCAACGTGACGCGGCTCGTCGTGGCCCCGGCCGCGAGCGGCTCTCGCCGCCACAGCGCGCCGTCCACGAGCACGTCGACCGGCGTCACCTCGTCGTCCAGCGCGATGATCCGCAGTTCCAGCGCGGTCGCGTCGGTACGGACGGTCGCCCGGACACCGGCCGCCATCCGCGCCCGCGCGACCAGGTAGGGGGCGTGGGCGGTGTCCACCCGGTCCGGCGGCAGCCGCCACGGCTGCCAGGCGCCATCCTCCTGGGTCCAGGCCAGGCTTCCCCGCCAGATTCCTGGGGAGTCCGGGTCCAAGGGCCAGGCCGGCTGACCCGGGTCCATTCGCGCAGCCACCTCGACCTCGATATACCCGGGGCCCAGAAGACGGTGTCGAGGTCGACGCTGATCGTGCGGCCGTCGTTGACCGCCACGCGTCGGTCGCAGCCGACCGCGAGGACGTAACCGATCCCACAGTGTTCAAGGTCAGCGCGCAGGCCGGGATCGGCGCCGTAGACCTCGTCGCCGGTCACCCATCCTTCTTCAGGAAGCCTGCCTCGTCAGTGGCCAGCACGGCGTCAGGGTGGCCGAGTTGCTCGATCAGCCAGGCCCGCACGTCGTCACGGACGGCGTCGGCGTCCCACACCGCCGTACGCAGCAGCCGCTGCATCGCCTGCGGATCATCGTGGCCTGCCCGTTCCGCCAGGGACCAGCAAGTCTTGCGTTCCACGCGCGACAGCAGCCCTTCCACGAACTGCCCGGCGGTCCGGCGTGGCTCCGCGCGGACGAACCGTTCAGCGACACGCGTCACCGCCTCGTCCAGGATGACCCGCCACTGATCAACGTCTACGCTGTGGCACACGGCCACCGCACGATCTTCGGTTGTCCTCACAAACCATCGATGATCAACGCGGTGGCCGTCCTCATGCCCACGCCACGCCCATGGCCGAAGCCAAGTGACGTTGGAGTACTAACGACCCGGAGGTGAGCCTGCCGCAGATTGACTCGCATGTCGATCCTGCGCTGTTCAGCCGGTTCAGCGGGATCCCGACGTCAGACGGCTTTGATGAGGTTGTCACCAAGCAGACCAGCGATCTGTCCGATTCGTGCGTGGTTGTGGAGTCGGCGGGTCACGTAGGCGACCGCGTGCCGGTTCGTGAACGACCAGTACCCGGCAGACCCCCCAAGGCCGCCGAGGCCGACGAAGTTGGCGGTGCGGAACATGCCGAGGGTCCAACTGACCCGTTCCTGGACCGTCTGGTCCACCGCAGTGACCTGGGTGGTGACGAACTCGGTGTGCAGTTTCTCGCCGAGCAGTTCGCGGAGCGGTCCGTTTTCGTCGGTGACCGTGGAGTAGAAGCGGGCCAGGCCACGGGCGGAGGTGTGCAGGTTTATCGCAGCGAAGGTCGACTGCCGGAATGCCCTGGAGTTGATGCGGTCCATGTCCATCGCGCCGGGCGGCAACGCGAGCGTGCGCTCGTAGGTGGGGCAGACCTCAACCAGCATCTGGGCCGCACCGCCGGGAAGGCCGTGCTCGAGCGTTGCCACGCGTGGAAGCTCCGTGGTAGGGACGCCGAACCAGGCGTCCAGGCCGAGAGCGGGGCGCGCCACGTCGTTGAACCAGCCTCCGAGTGGCCGTCCGGTCGCCGCCCGCAGGACGCCGTCGATGATGTGGCCGTAGGTGAGGGCATGCTCCGCGACCGTGGTGCCGGGAGGTGTCTCCGGCGCTGCCTCGGCGAGGATGTTCCGCAGCGCCTCCTCGTCGATCAGATCGATGGATTCGGCTGCGGGTGGGAAGGCCGGCTGGCCGGCCTGGTGGGTAAGAATCTGCCGGAGGGTGGTGTGCTCCTTGCCAGCCTGACCGTACTCGCGCCAGTACCTGGATACCGGTTCATCGAGGCCGAGCCCACCCTGGGCGACCGCGGTCAGCGCAGCCAGCGCGGCGAACGGCTTCGATGTCGAGTAGGTGTGGACGAGGGTGTCTTCGTGCCACGGCCTGGTCCTCTCGGCGTCGCTCCATCCGACGTTGAGGTTGACGACCTCCGTGTCATCCTTCCAGATGGCAAGTCCGGCGCCGGTCTCCTGACCGTCGGCGACCAACTTCTCCAGAATTTCCTTGACGGGCTCGTATCCGGCGCCTGCGGTCCCTGTGACAGTCATGAGGTATGCCTCCTCGAAGGCGTACGGCCAATCATGTAATCGAATTACATTCGAGCAGTGTTCGGGTTGTCTCGTCAAGCGCCCCAGTCGCCGTCCGTATGCCAGCGTCACGGGGATGCCTTGGGGGTGCACGCAGGACCCTGCGGTAACCAACCAGGTGTCCCGGTGGCCGTGCTCGGAAATAAGGACGAAGGCGACAATATCCTTTCCTCGGTACAGCCGACTCCGAAGACCGCGAGGGTACCTCGTGCAGGCGCGGCCAGGGTAGGGCAAGCTGCGGCCAGGGAGCGCTCTCGGGTCCTGGGCCCGCAGTCTCGCTCGGGTCCGGCATCGGGGTCGATCGCGGCGTCGCCAAGCCCCCGCCGGCCCCGCTGGCAGAGCGCCCGTGCCGGGGCTTCTGGATGTTTGGCCGTTGCCCACTTCTTGTAATCCGATTACATTCCCTCCTATGAACCGACCAACGGACCCGACCGGAAACTCCTGGTGATCTCCTCCGTGACCGCCTGCGAGATCCTGCTCAGCGGCGGCACCGTCGTCACCATGGACGAGGACCGCCGTGTCATCGACGACGGTGCCGTTGCCATTTCCGCTGGCCGGATCACCGCTGTCGGCACCGCTGCCGAACTGGCACACCTGGCTGCGCGCCGGACGGTGGACTGCCGCGGCAGTGTCGTGATGCCCGGCCTTGTCGACACCCACACGCATCTGTACCAAGGTTTGGCGCGGAGCCTCGGTGAGGGAATGCCCCTGTGGTCGTGGCTCGCCGAATTGATGTGGCCCTACGCCGCGCACATGACCACCGACGACGCCCGGATCGCCGCCCTCCTCGGCTCTGTCGAAGCCGCCCGCGCGGGCACTACCGCACTGCTCGACCACCACTACGCCCCATCCGACCCCCAGGCAGTCCTGGCGGTCGCCGACGCTGTCGAATCGGTCGGGCTTCGCGGCGTGGTCGCTCGGGGGATGGCGGGCACACCCAGTGCGGTCGCCACGGCCCACGGCCTGGCCGGCCGTCTCTTCTCGCGGACGAGCAGTGACGAGGTCCGGCTGACCAAGGAGTGCATCGAGGCGCGGCCTCCGGGCAGCCGGGTACTGGTTTGGCCTGGGCCCCACAACGTCACCTATGCAGACCAGGATCTGCTACGGGCCACCGCTGAGCTCGCCCGCGACGCAGGAACGGGATGGCATACGCACTGTGCGTCGACCCCCCATGACCCTGAGGTCTACCGGGCCGCCTACGGCACCACGCCGGTGGCCTGGCTCCACAGGCACGGACTACTCGGCCCGCGGACAACGCTGGCCCACGGCATCCACCTCGATGACGCCGAGGTGCGCATGGTGGGGGAAACAGGCACGGCGGTCGCCCACTGCCCGGTCTCGAACCAGTACGGTGCCGACGGTGTCCTGCGCCTGCACGACCTGCGTCGCGCCGGGGCGGTCGTTGGACTCGGCACTGACGGAGCGGCCTACAACCACCGCCAGGACCTGTTCGAGTGCATGAAGCAGGCCGTGCTCGTGCAGCGGATGCACCACCTCGACCCAAGAGCCTCGGACAGCGGCGAGGCGCTTGAACTCGCAACCAGAGAAGGCGCCCGACTACTCGGCATCGACGCGGGCACCCTGGCACCGGGAAAGCTGGCCGACGTCACCGTCGTCGGGCTCGACGCCCCTCACCTGACGCCGCACCACCACATCCCGGCGACGCTCGTCTACGCAGCCCGCGGCTCGGACGTCACCATGACGATCGTCGGCGGCCAGGTTGTCTTCGAGCAGGGCACCTGCACCTTCGTCGACGAGGACGCGGTCTGTGCGCAGGCGCTCGAACGAGCAAGCGCGCTGGTACGGCGTGCCGGGATCTCGCGGTCACACCCTCGACGCACCGCTGTCGACGCGACCCCGGATCACACCCGGCGAGCCGAAGCGATAGCGACCCGACGTGTGTCGGCCCCTGTTTCCGCCGACCCGATGCACCGAAGCGAGGGGTGACATGACCGTGACCGAAGGACGCAATCGGACCGAGGTCGTTCAGGCGATGACGGCAGACCGACGCGACTTCCACCAGCATGCCGAACCGGGCTGGTGCGAGGTACGGACCGCGTCCTTGGTGGCCCGGCGACTCGCAGACCTCGGCTTCACGGTACGTGTGGGCCGTGACGTCGTCGCCCCATCCCGGCCCGGGCTGCCCTCGCAGGACGAGCTCGACGCCGCCTTCCAGCGCGCTCTCGAGCAGGGCGCCGATCTCGAGTACGCCGAACTGCTGCGCGACGGCTTTACCGGCGTCGTGGCGACCCTGACGGGCAGGAGGCCCGGCCCGACGATCGCCCTGCGGTTTGACATCGACGCCAACTACGGTGACGAGTCGAGTGACCCCGCGCACACCGCTCAAACGCACGGCTACCGTTCAGTCAACGGCGGTGTCCACCACAGCTGTGGTCACGACGCGCACACGGCGATCGGCCTGGCTGTGGCCCGTGACCTCGCCGCCGCAGTCGACTCCCTGGTGGGCGAAGTCCGACTCATCTTCCAGCCCGCGGAGGAGGGCTTGCGGGGTGGTCCAGCCATGGTGGCCGCCGGTGTCATCGACGGTGTCGACGTCCTGCTCGGCTGCCACATAGGTGTTCAGGCGAGGACGACCGGCGAGGTGATCGCTGGTTACCGGAGGATCCTGGCCAGCCACAAGTTTGACGTGCACTTCCTCGGACGCAACTCGCACGCTGGGATCTCGCCGCACGAAGGCCGCAACGCCATTCAAGCCGCCGCGATCGCGGTCGAGAACCTGCTCGCCATCAGCCGGCACGGTGACGGCGAGACGCGGGTCAACGTCGGAACCATCCGCGGGGGCGAGACACGGAACGCGGTCCCGGCCAAAGCCGTCCTGTGTGGCGAGGTGCGCGCCGACGACAACGTGATTCTCGGCTACCTGCGCGACCGCGTCGACGATGTGGTGCGCGGTGCCGCTGCCGTTGCCGACGTTGACGTGCAGGTCGAGGTGGCCGGCGGGGCCGAAGGGGCGGACAGCACCGAGCAGCTGGCGGCGATGGTCGCCCAGGTGGCGGGCCGCGTCGAAGGCGTCACTGTGGTACGTCAGAGCGCGGACTTCAAGGCCAGTGACGACATGAGCAGCTTCATGAACGCCGTGCAGCGCTCCGGCGGGCAGGCGGTGTACTTCGGGCTCGGGTCAGATCTCGGCGACGTGCACCACGCGCCGTTCTTCGACATCGACGACGATGCGCTGGTCATCGGCCGTGACATCTTCCTCGGCTGCTTGCGGGAACTGGGCACACTGGCATGAGCGCCGATGTCCTCTTCGCCGGCGGGACCGCGGTCCTGCCCGTGGGGCCCGTCCTTGCCGACGTGGCAGTGCGGGATGGCGTGATTACCGCGGTCGGTGAGCCGGGGACCCTCGCCGCCGACCACGTCGTGGATGTTCGCGGCCTCGTCGTCCTGCCGGGCGCCATCGACGTCCACGTGCACTTCCGTCAGCCCGGGTTCGAGTACAAGGAGGATTTCGCGAGCGGCACCGCGGCGGCGGCGTGCGGAGGCGTTACGACGGTCTGCGACATGCCGAACACACATCCGCCGGTGACCACCGCCTCCCGTTTCCGAGCCAAGCAAGCACTCGCTGCCAATGCCGCGCACGTCGACTTCGCCTTGTGGGCGGGGGGAACCGACCTCTTCGAGTTGACGGAGATGGCCGCCCTGGGAGCTGTCGGAGTCAAGGTCTACATGAACCGGTCCCACCGCCCCGACGACCCGTACGCCGCAGAGCTTTCGATGCCCGACGACGAGACCCTGCGCAAGGTGTTCTGGCTTGCCGCCGATCTCGGCCTGCCGGTCGCCGTCCACGTCGCCGACCATGAGCATGAGGCCCGGGTCCGGGCACGGCTGCAAGCAGTCAGCACCACCGATGCCCGCCTCGTCTGCAGGTCATACCGCAGCGACGGGGTCCTCGACGGGCTCGAGCGCGTGCTGGCAGCCGCCCGTGACATCGGAACCCGGGTGCACGTCGCCCATGCCTCGCTCGCCCCCACCTCCGCGATCGGCATGATCGCCGCCGCGCGCGACGCCGGCGGGAACGTCAGCTGCGAGTGCGGACCCCCGGCCCTGCTCGAGGACGAGCTCGACACCCTGGGCGTGCGCGGAGTGCCGTTCGCGTTTCCGCCCGACGACGCGGACTTCTACTGGTCGTCTCTCGCCGACGGCAGCATCGACCTCGTGGCCACCGACCACGCACCCCACTCCAAGGCTGACAAGGACGTCGGGCGGAACAACGTGTGGGACGCCCCACCCGGCTATCCCGGCGTGGAAACCTCGCTCCCGCTCATGGTCGACGCCGTCCTGTCCGGCAGGCTCACCTGGCGACGCCTGGTCGAGCTCACCAGCGCCGCCCCCGCCCGACTTTGCGGCCTCACCACGAAGGGCGCCATCGCGCGCGGCGTCGACGCCGACCTCGTCCTCGTCGACCCCAGCACCAGCCGGGTCGTCGCCGCCGACCGACTGCACAGCAAGGCTGGCTGGACGCCCTTCGAGGGTCGGCAACTTTCCGGAGCTCTGACCGCCACCTACCTGCGCGGCCGTCTCGTCGCCCAGGACGGTCAGGTCGTCGACGGCCAGCACATGGGCCGGTTCGTGTCCCCGCCTCGGTGGGTTTCTGAGAGGGGGCAGTCGTGCTGATCGGATGTGCGACGTTGCGGTCGGTGGGCTGGGGGCCTCGGGTGAGTCGGCGGATCTTCTGGTTGGCGGCAGCCCAGCGGATCAGCCTTCCCGATCACTCACCTGCCCTGCCAGATCTCCTTTCAGACCAGCTCCGGCACCCGAATGCGTCCAGATGCCGCAGATCCCTACACCGGAGACTCACGAACCAATGAAAATCGGACTGCACTACAGCTTCCAGGTCGGCCCTCACGAGTCCGGTCAGGCGGTCGTCGACCGGGGCTTGCGCGACATCGCGACGGCCGACACGCGAGGCTTTTCCTCCGTCGTCTTCGCCGAGCACCACTTCCTCGACGACGGGTGGCTGCCACGCCCCATGCTCCTCGCGAGCGCCGCCGCGGCCGTGACCACGAACATGCGGATCGGCACGGATATCGTGATCCTAGCCCTGCACCACCCCGTTGCGGTCGCCGAGGAGGCCGCGGTGCTGGACCTCATGTCGGGTGGAAGAGCCATTCTGGGCGTCGGTCTCGGCTGGATCAAGGCCGAGTTCGCAGGCTTCGGCGTGCCCTACGAGGAGCGCGCCCGCATCTACCAGGAGTCGATCGGGATGGTCCGCCGACTCCTCGCCGGCGAGGTCGTCGACGGCCACGGCCACTACAGCTTCACCGGCGCGCGCATCCGTCCCCTTCCGGTCAATCCGAGCGGTGTACCGCTGTGGATGGGGGCTCTGGAGGGTCCCGGCGTCAGACGGGCCGCCACGAGTGGCGACGCCTGGGTCATGCCGCCCGGCAACCGCATCGACAAGCTGCACCGTCAACTCGCCTTGTTTCGCGAGACGCGGGAGGAGGCCGGCCTGCCGCCCGCCGCGGAACAGCCGCTGCGCCGAGAGGCGTTCGTCGCCGATACCGACGACAAGGCCTGGGAGCTGTTCGCGCCCGGGATCCGGCACGAATACGGCACTGTCTACCGGTCGCTGCACCCCACGTACCCAGATGACGACTCCATCGACAACCTCAAGCGTTGGGCCGACGGGCTGTTCCTGATCGGCTCGCCCGAAACAGTGGCCGCGGAGCTGCGTCGCTACGAGGACGAACTCGGTGTCACCGAGTGCCTTGTCAGGATCCAGTTGCCCGGCGTCAGCGAGGGCGCGATCGGCGACGCCCTCGACGGGTTCGCACAGACGATCACGATGGTGGCTCGCCACTAGCCAGGTCTGCGCCACGCTGCGGCTTCGCGGGCAATCCGGCGCAGGAGGGGCCTAGCCAGGCACCCCACCGATATGTAATCTGATTACAAAATTTGGTCCTCAGGAGGTCGACTCGATGAACAACCCGTCCGACCAGGAAGAGATCCTCCGGCTGCACCGCGACTGGTACTACTCCAACTTCAACATCAACATCCCGCTCATGCGGACGATCTTTCCAACCGGGGAAGAGAACTTCCTGATGTTCAACCTCAACGACCATCCGTACTTCGGAGTCGACGACCTGGCCGGTCTCTGGTCGTACTACGCCCGCACGGGCGACTGGGGGATGTGCGAAGACTACATCGTGCGCTTGGAGGTGTCGGGCGACATGGCGTATGTGGTCTCCGAGGGCACCTTCCCCGCAAAGCAGGTGAGGGACGAGGAGGGCAACGACCTGCCGGAGGACCAGTACGTCGACCAGACCACGCACTACCGGTCGACCGAGGTCTACAAGCGGGACGACGGCCAGGGCAACCCACGGTGGACGATGTGGCACTTCCACTGTTCGACCCGCCCCGACGACGACGAGGCGCCACCGGCGAAGACCGACAAGGACGCGGCGTCGGTCCGGGGCCTCGGCAACACGCCGTACAGCACCGGCGTCCGTACCGACTTCTCCGCGTACCTCGGCGGCTGACCGCGGCCGGGCCGAAGGCGAGGTGCACAGTGACGTTCTCGGTCGTCGCACGCGATGAGGCCACCGGACAGCTCGGCGTGGCCACGGCTACCCACGCCTACGGCGTCGGTCCGGTCGCGAACCACGCACGGGCCGGGGTCGGTGTCGTCGCGACCCAGTCGTTCGTGGAGGTTTCGTACGGACCGCTCGGGCTGGACCGGATGGCGGCAGGAATCGCCCCGGACCGTGCCCTGGCGGCGCTGCTGTCCGCCGACGCGGACCGCGAAATCCGGCAGGTGGCCTTCGTGGACGCGTCGGGCGCAGTCGCCGAGCACACCGGTGCCCAGTGCGTGCCGTCTTGTGGAAGCGTGGTCACTGGCTCGTCGATCACCATCGGCAACATGCTCGACAACGACCGGGTGTTACCCGCGATGTCCGAGGCCTACGCCACCGCCGAAGGCGACTTCGCCAACCGCCTGCTCGCCGCGCTCGAGGCCGGCGACAAGGCCGGCGGCGATGTCCGTGGCCGGATGTCAGCGTCACTGCGGGTCGTCGCGGCCGAGCCGGCGCTCCGCCCCTGGGAGGGAACCGTCTACGATCTACGGGCGGACTTCGATTCCGACCCGCTGGGCTCCCTGCGCACCAGCCTGCGCATCAGCAACGCATACCGCGTCTTCTTCGACGCCGTCTTCGCGCCCGGCATCGTCACCGGTCCCACCCCGTTGGACGGCGACGCCCTGGAGAACGCGCTCGTCGGTCTCGCCGCGACCCAGCGCGACCTCGGCGAGGACCGGGAACCCACGCTCTGGCAGGGCGTGCTGCTACTACGATCGGGCGAGACCGACCGG is from Micromonospora sp. WMMD1102 and encodes:
- a CDS encoding amidohydrolase translates to MTVTEGRNRTEVVQAMTADRRDFHQHAEPGWCEVRTASLVARRLADLGFTVRVGRDVVAPSRPGLPSQDELDAAFQRALEQGADLEYAELLRDGFTGVVATLTGRRPGPTIALRFDIDANYGDESSDPAHTAQTHGYRSVNGGVHHSCGHDAHTAIGLAVARDLAAAVDSLVGEVRLIFQPAEEGLRGGPAMVAAGVIDGVDVLLGCHIGVQARTTGEVIAGYRRILASHKFDVHFLGRNSHAGISPHEGRNAIQAAAIAVENLLAISRHGDGETRVNVGTIRGGETRNAVPAKAVLCGEVRADDNVILGYLRDRVDDVVRGAAAVADVDVQVEVAGGAEGADSTEQLAAMVAQVAGRVEGVTVVRQSADFKASDDMSSFMNAVQRSGGQAVYFGLGSDLGDVHHAPFFDIDDDALVIGRDIFLGCLRELGTLA
- a CDS encoding LLM class flavin-dependent oxidoreductase, whose amino-acid sequence is MKIGLHYSFQVGPHESGQAVVDRGLRDIATADTRGFSSVVFAEHHFLDDGWLPRPMLLASAAAAVTTNMRIGTDIVILALHHPVAVAEEAAVLDLMSGGRAILGVGLGWIKAEFAGFGVPYEERARIYQESIGMVRRLLAGEVVDGHGHYSFTGARIRPLPVNPSGVPLWMGALEGPGVRRAATSGDAWVMPPGNRIDKLHRQLALFRETREEAGLPPAAEQPLRREAFVADTDDKAWELFAPGIRHEYGTVYRSLHPTYPDDDSIDNLKRWADGLFLIGSPETVAAELRRYEDELGVTECLVRIQLPGVSEGAIGDALDGFAQTITMVARH
- a CDS encoding dihydroorotase family protein; its protein translation is MSADVLFAGGTAVLPVGPVLADVAVRDGVITAVGEPGTLAADHVVDVRGLVVLPGAIDVHVHFRQPGFEYKEDFASGTAAAACGGVTTVCDMPNTHPPVTTASRFRAKQALAANAAHVDFALWAGGTDLFELTEMAALGAVGVKVYMNRSHRPDDPYAAELSMPDDETLRKVFWLAADLGLPVAVHVADHEHEARVRARLQAVSTTDARLVCRSYRSDGVLDGLERVLAAARDIGTRVHVAHASLAPTSAIGMIAAARDAGGNVSCECGPPALLEDELDTLGVRGVPFAFPPDDADFYWSSLADGSIDLVATDHAPHSKADKDVGRNNVWDAPPGYPGVETSLPLMVDAVLSGRLTWRRLVELTSAAPARLCGLTTKGAIARGVDADLVLVDPSTSRVVAADRLHSKAGWTPFEGRQLSGALTATYLRGRLVAQDGQVVDGQHMGRFVSPPRWVSERGQSC
- a CDS encoding DUF1028 domain-containing protein, producing MTFSVVARDEATGQLGVATATHAYGVGPVANHARAGVGVVATQSFVEVSYGPLGLDRMAAGIAPDRALAALLSADADREIRQVAFVDASGAVAEHTGAQCVPSCGSVVTGSSITIGNMLDNDRVLPAMSEAYATAEGDFANRLLAALEAGDKAGGDVRGRMSASLRVVAAEPALRPWEGTVYDLRADFDSDPLGSLRTSLRISNAYRVFFDAVFAPGIVTGPTPLDGDALENALVGLAATQRDLGEDREPTLWQGVLLLRSGETDRGCALIAEAIAVRPRFAAFVDGLARVGAIPLTADQVLERAKR
- a CDS encoding amidohydrolase; the encoded protein is MISSVTACEILLSGGTVVTMDEDRRVIDDGAVAISAGRITAVGTAAELAHLAARRTVDCRGSVVMPGLVDTHTHLYQGLARSLGEGMPLWSWLAELMWPYAAHMTTDDARIAALLGSVEAARAGTTALLDHHYAPSDPQAVLAVADAVESVGLRGVVARGMAGTPSAVATAHGLAGRLFSRTSSDEVRLTKECIEARPPGSRVLVWPGPHNVTYADQDLLRATAELARDAGTGWHTHCASTPHDPEVYRAAYGTTPVAWLHRHGLLGPRTTLAHGIHLDDAEVRMVGETGTAVAHCPVSNQYGADGVLRLHDLRRAGAVVGLGTDGAAYNHRQDLFECMKQAVLVQRMHHLDPRASDSGEALELATREGARLLGIDAGTLAPGKLADVTVVGLDAPHLTPHHHIPATLVYAARGSDVTMTIVGGQVVFEQGTCTFVDEDAVCAQALERASALVRRAGISRSHPRRTAVDATPDHTRRAEAIATRRVSAPVSADPMHRSEG
- a CDS encoding GDSL-type esterase/lipase family protein: MAARMDPGQPAWPLDPDSPGIWRGSLAWTQEDGAWQPWRLPPDRVDTAHAPYLVARARMAAGVRATVRTDATALELRIIALDDEVTPVDVLVDGALWRREPLAAGATTSRVTLPPGTKAVEVWLPQFGETRIGPLILHGATTADPTGDDGDLRWVTYGSSVTQCRTAPGPSETWPALVARRLGWDLTCLGFGGQCHLDPIAARAIAGTRADLISLCLGINVYDRGSFSPRTLAGQVSGFIQAVRDAHPRVPVVVISPITSPSRERLPNAATMTLEDVRGAVADAVTTLRLRGDARPHFVHGPSLLGPDDSHLLPDGLHPNADGYRLMAERLAPLFAHDARAADA
- a CDS encoding transposase, giving the protein MRTTEDRAVAVCHSVDVDQWRVILDEAVTRVAERFVRAEPRRTAGQFVEGLLSRVERKTCWSLAERAGHDDPQAMQRLLRTAVWDADAVRDDVRAWLIEQLGHPDAVLATDEAGFLKKDG
- a CDS encoding serine hydrolase domain-containing protein, with amino-acid sequence MTLAYGRRLGRLTRQPEHCSNVIRLHDWPYAFEEAYLMTVTGTAGAGYEPVKEILEKLVADGQETGAGLAIWKDDTEVVNLNVGWSDAERTRPWHEDTLVHTYSTSKPFAALAALTAVAQGGLGLDEPVSRYWREYGQAGKEHTTLRQILTHQAGQPAFPPAAESIDLIDEEALRNILAEAAPETPPGTTVAEHALTYGHIIDGVLRAATGRPLGGWFNDVARPALGLDAWFGVPTTELPRVATLEHGLPGGAAQMLVEVCPTYERTLALPPGAMDMDRINSRAFRQSTFAAINLHTSARGLARFYSTVTDENGPLRELLGEKLHTEFVTTQVTAVDQTVQERVSWTLGMFRTANFVGLGGLGGSAGYWSFTNRHAVAYVTRRLHNHARIGQIAGLLGDNLIKAV